TTTCCCTGCTCTGCAATCCAACATCCCGTCCTGCGCCCCGGTCCGAGAGGCGAGGGCTCTGGCACTGCCACTGGGGCCCGGGAGCCGACTCCTTGCCCGGCCACCTCCTCCCGGCTGCTAGCGAAGGCACTGAGTGAAAGTCCCCTGCAGAAATGGGCCGCCAGGGCGCTGGAAGCTCTACGGCGCCCGCAGCTGGCCGAGGCTGGTATAAACGTCCTCAGCTTCGCTCAGCTCTTCGAAGATGGGGATGAGGTTGAGCAGCTCTGTGTCCGCCATGTCATCAAACCAGGACTGGACAGGCACCTGCAGGGGGGCAAGaacgggaggggaggggtcagcaggcgctgcacagagaagtgaaggcaAGCTGGGCCCAGGTCTTCGAAGGGGCACGGCTTGTctctgctccgcttcccacccccaggagctcagCCGTggcccggggatgggggggggggctcaccgCGTTCTCCGGGTGGAAGATGTAGGAGGCCGGCGAGTTGTCCAGGATGAGCGTCTTGTGCAGGTCCCGGCCCAGGCGGCTCAGGTCTTTGACGTAGCAGCCCTGGTGGAAGACGCAGGACTCCCGGAAGAGCCGCGCACGGAACACGCCGCACTTGTCCAGAAGGTCCGTCACCGGGtcggcgtactggcaagagcaaGAGAGCGGCGCGTTGCTTAGAGCGGGCTCCGCCGGCACGTGGCGGGAGCGGCTCGgttccccgcagcccagcgccagGGCTAGCAGGAGCGGCTCGGCTTGCTGAGAAGATCTCCCCCCTCCCGCCATGGCTAGGCCACGGCCAGGCCAGCAGCACAGAGAACTTCTCCCAACCGCGTCCCCTCTGCCCGgagcaggctggcagcatggggaacacccccccccctgccccaagttTCCCTTACCTTGGCCAGGCTGGCAGTGAAGAGGACACACTCAAACAGCTCCCCCATCCGCCTCAGGAATTCGTCCACGAAGGGTCTCTTGAGCACATAGACCTAAGGAGGGGAGGGGCCgtcagcagggggcaggagagacTCCGGGGTGAGGGGAACACAGCCCCTGGGGGGACGATGCTGGCaagtgaggggggagggtccccAGCATTGGCCTGGGGCTTATGCTCAAGATGGAGCCTGGTGCCTAGTGCCGCCTGCCCAAAGCTGCCCCTTGGGAACCAGCTGGAGGGGCTGCCCCATGCTCATCGCTGCAGCCAGTGTGGGGGCTTCAGCCCGGGTCCCGTTAccgctctcctccccccgccacgCCCGGCGCCGAACCCAGCCCCGTCGAGTCCATCTTCCTCCGGCGCCAGCAGCCGCCTCCTGAAACAAGTAATCAAGAATAGGCCGTGCTGCCTGGTAACAGCCTATCCTGGATTACTTGAACCAGGCAACGGCTTCCGCAGATCCGCCGCGGCCCTAGGGAACCGGGCCTCCTCGCCCCCAGGCCAGGACGGGCCCCGCTCCTGGAACAGATCCTGGTCACAGCGCCACCCACCCCATCAGAGGGACTCGCCTACCTGGTGCAAGGTCCCCTCTATCTCCACAGGCACTATGAAGTCAGCATTGTTGATTGGCTGAGGGGGGAAGGAATCAAGGGGTCTGTTAGCACGAGAGCAGCAGAGGGGgttccccagctccccaggggcaatgggaaaCCAGACAGAGCACGCGTGCCGCGGTGTCTCTGCACGCATCTGGCTCTGCTCTGGGGGAGATGGTGTCAGAGAATTTTGCTTTGGCAGGAGAGGAGCATTGCACGTAGGAGCCTCCAGGACCCGCTCCAAACCCTCCAGCCAACGGGACACAGCAGATCCCTCCgcggctgccccagcccctcccagaacATCTCATGCCTCGTTTCCAGCCCTCGGCGCCCCCGATGCGCCACCCATTTATGGGGCATTCACGGGATCTGGGATTAAGTATTCTCCATGGCCAGCGGTGGCTCAGAACCCAGCTCCTGAGAGCCAGAtccacctgctcctgcccccaccccgtctCTTCTCACCAGCAGCCTCCCTGCGCCACCCCTCCACCCTACCCCCTGAGCAAGCACGTGGGGTCACCTTAAAGGAGCTGTGCACCAGCGTCTCATCCAGGTCGATCACCACGCAGATCCTGCCCTGGTCCCACTGAGTCACCTCGGGGAGCAGGCACGTCCCGGGAATCTGCAAGCAGATACACGCCCAGCTGTCAGAGGGATTCGGGGAGCAGCCCTGGCCCCGGCTCATATGCACTTCATAGGTTGAGTTGCCCTCCCCAAAGAGAGAAGGCTCCTCatctccagcagctcccccatcTCACACCGAGTTGGGGTGTCCATCCATGTCCTGACACTGGAGAGAATTTCACTGGGGACCAGCAGGGAGACTCTAAACATCCCATCCAGATATCTGGGCGATACCCTCCCCATGACCCTGAGCACCCTACAGAATTACTAGCCTCCTTGATCTACACATCTGCCATCGGGATCATCCTGAATTCCCACTGGGAGCGGCCAGGGACTGGGGAGAGACCTCGTGCCAAAGCTGCACGGACTGTGgcacataagaaaggccatactgggtctgaaCAATGGCCcagctagcccaggatcctgtcttctcacaggggctggtgccagatgctgcagagggagtgaacagaacagggaaattatcaagtgatccgtcccctgtcgtccagtcccaggttctggcagtcagaggctagggacacccagagcatggggttgagtccctatcttggctaatagccattgatggacctctcctcccGGAACGTATCTCGTTCTCTTTTGAATTAtgcttctggccttcacaacaccctctggcaacgAGATGGTGGCGCTAAAAGATGGTGACCTTTACCTTTTCTCCAGTGGAGGAGCGGTCCCCATCCCACAATGCTCAGGGATGAGTGGGGAACTTTGAAGCGAGGGGGAGTAAGGGAATGTTACAGTCTTAAGCTTCTCCACCTTCTCCACTCTGGGCTGGAGCCAACACCCAAGCAAAATCCACAGGACTCCCACTGATACTGTGGGGTTTGGACCAGGGCCTGTTTCCGTAGGAGAGGAAGGGGCATTTgcttgggagggatagctcagtggtttgagcattggcctgctaaacccagggttgtaagttcaatccttgaggaggccacttagggatctggggcaaaaactggtcctgctagtgaaggcaggggctggactcgatgaccttttgaggtcccttccagttctaggagattggtatatctccaattattggaGCTGGGAATCTCAGCCACCCACACAAATACCCGGCGGCTGCTCAGCACATACCTGGTAGAACTGGTACTGAAGACACTGCAGCAGATCGGACTAAAGCAGGAAAGAAGAGGAGAAACGCAGGTATTAGGGTGacagccggcagcagcagagagacagTGTGGCCCTGACTGGGCTGGGGGATTAACCCGCCCTTTAGCCCTAGCCAGCCGGGGACAGGACAGAACTCCCCTCCAATTTGCTGCCATGTGCTTACAACAATTCTCATCtgagagaaggggagagaaatcAGTTAAGAAATAATCAAAGGCTAATGAGTATCAGCACAAGCACTGGGTCAGCCAGAGAACATGAGAATTAAGACAGATCAAGCAGGGAAGGGCTCAGAGACAAAACTGCAGCaggtatttctctctctctcacacacatacacaccttcATGCAGTGGCATATGGAGACTTGTTTATGGAGAAGGGGCCCAGTGCTGCCACCTGGTGGAACATTCCCGTCACAGCAGGTGTGGGTACCTGCACACACACCTGCTCTGAGTTTTGGGGGAGATGGGTGTCACTTTAGGGGGCTGTGCTTGCAGGAGGGTTCCTTCCATTCACGGCTGCGGCAAGGCTACAGAACCAGACTCTCTGGCTTTTTGGTTTACCGCGATCCGTGACGAACAAGCTTCGTTCTTAAGACACAGGCATGTCCTACGTGGGGTCAGACACACCGGTGTCTAGCGGGTCGGTAGCCCAGCCCCAgttccccccctgccctgcagcccccttacCTTAGCGATGGTGCTGGGTTCCTCCTTGTGCAGTGCatgctccccgccgcagcccgaCTGACCAACATTCTGTGTGCGGAGGCAACAGAAAAGCGCCTTGAATATGTTCCGGCCACGAGGCTTCTTGGGAGAAGACCTGGACACCAAGCCTGGAACGAGGAGAGAGAACCACAGCCAAGCGTAAGCAGGATGGTCACCTGCACAAAGCCGGCTCCCCAGGCGGGATACAGACCAGCCTCTCGGTACTGCAGGGTCTGGCGGGAGAGATCCAGTCCACTGCAACGTGTCTGGGCGACTAGCTCAGCACAAGGGCTGCAATCAGTGAGGCCTATGGGCCCAGCAGGGCAggactgtggggggaggaggggacgagTGAGCCCCTGGAAAACGAACCATAGCAGAAATCCAAGCAAAGGAGTGTGGGCAAAATTCCTTGAAGGATGGAGTGGATTCAGCCCAACGGTCCTCACCCATCCACGTGCTAACCCACCGCCACGCGTCCCTCCCCACTGCCGCTGAAGgctgcgaccccccccccagccccaaactgggagggacccaggcctgcAATGTGGAGTAGCAGCCAGAAGGTGGCGCTGCAGACCCGCAAGTCCCCAGCACCTTTGAGGTAGAGTCATgtccaggagctgctggaggaccaGAAGTGGGAGGGGGAGCCCCCAGGAGGAGGGGGAGCCGGCAGGCTGGTGCAACGGGTGAGATAAACAGCCCCTGGTTCAGAGCCAATGGTGGGGGGGCCAGCCTGGGGGCCCATGTCACAGCCCCCCAGCGCGATCATTAGCCCAGTGACGGTCACTGAGCCTgggtgggaggtgagctggggacaACACATGCTGCAGCCCGAGGGACATCCAGCCATTCTTGGGCACCTGGCGTAAAGCGGGAGTCACTCCGTGGGAGTCGGCGCGGTCAGATTAGCAGGAGTGGCAGAGCAGGTCTGGAGCCTGCAGTCGGCGGGCCGCCCTCCGGAGCAGCCCCGAGCCGCGCTCCGGAAACTGCATCCTTCCATCAGCACAATCCTGGTGCCACAACTCCACTGCCCCCCGTGGGGCACCACGGGGCCCCTCCCTCGCACCCTCTGGCGCCACCCCCTTCGTGGTCATTCTGCACCCCAGGTTTTGCTCCCCTCCAGTCCCAGCATATCATCTTGGGGTTTAGAGTCAGTTGAAAATTCCCATCACCTTCCGTGCCACCTGAGTCACCAGCCCCTCCAGTGGTGGTGCTGAGGCCCAGCAGCACAAATGGGCACCTGGGCATGGTAGGGCCGACTGGCTAACCCCGGGCAGCGTGCCAGGGCcggccagaggattcagggggtctggggcaaagcgggggagctgtggtgctggtactcacccggcggcggtgtctgggtcttcggcggcattttgacGGCGAGGGGGCTGttcagtcgctctgcgtcttcggcagcactgaagggccccctgccgtcgaaatgctgccgaagatccGGAtcaccgccgggccagggctcgcggggcctggggccaattgcccccctcccccccgggcggccctgcagcgCACACTGGCCAACTCCAGGCACCGCGCACCACAACTCTCCCAACTCCCCCCCGACGCTGGTCTCTCGAGCACAGGCTGCCCACTAGGTCAAATATTGTACCACGCTCCACGGAGGTGACGTGGGGCTTATCTGCTCTTGGGACCCAAGCCGGGATTTGCACCCAGGACTCCAGAAGTGCCCGGTATCCCTCAAGGGCGCTGAGCACACGCAGCCCTTTGAGTAAATGTCTTAACAGAGATCCGCCCACCTGTCCTGGCATCTCCCTGTCCCAGTGCAGCACAGCCCAtgggccagaggagcaggcagagAGGCTGGTGAGTTGAAGTGAAGCCCATGTGAAGAGACTTCACACCAGCGCCGCTGTGCAGCCAGCCTGACCGAAGCCCCCGCACATCCGGGAAAGCAGCATGGTCATAGCAAGGCACAGCGGGGCTGAGGGCTAAGGATTCGCCCACCATGAGCTCTGTCACCGACTCATTGTGtacccttgggcaagtcccttcacctctCCTGCAACTAGGACCTTCTTCAGGGGGCTGAAAGTAACCCATGCATCTGCATGCTCACAGCACGCACCCAGGG
This genomic window from Mauremys mutica isolate MM-2020 ecotype Southern chromosome 17, ASM2049712v1, whole genome shotgun sequence contains:
- the LOC123351662 gene encoding carboxy-terminal domain RNA polymerase II polypeptide A small phosphatase 2; this translates as MESGSIITQVQREEALVLAKQGLVSRSSPKKPRGRNIFKALFCCLRTQNVGQSGCGGEHALHKEEPSTIAKSDLLQCLQYQFYQIPGTCLLPEVTQWDQGRICVVIDLDETLVHSSFKPINNADFIVPVEIEGTLHQVYVLKRPFVDEFLRRMGELFECVLFTASLAKYADPVTDLLDKCGVFRARLFRESCVFHQGCYVKDLSRLGRDLHKTLILDNSPASYIFHPENAVPVQSWFDDMADTELLNLIPIFEELSEAEDVYTSLGQLRAP